CTGGCAGGGAAAAAGTCGACCACAAGCCATTTTACTCGATATGGCTAGCGACCAAAAAATAATCGTTGACTGGCGGAGAGAAAAAATCCTGACCTTATTTTTTCCCTTTCCCAAAGTTATTATTATTTTGAAAGCAAGTCCTTAATCGCTCAATATAAGGAGCAGATTCCTAGTCAATCTTGTTTAATAGGGGAAGAAGACTTGAAGCAGAGCAGGGAACATTATAGCCAGTTAGTTATTTTTGAACTACCAAAAAATTTGCAAAAGCTAAGAGACTTCGTTCATAATGAGAATATAGAAACGATCTATCTGTTTTCATATAGTCCGATATCAGCAAGAAAAATTGGTATGCCCAATCGCGATCAATTTGCTCTGCTTTATCGTTATTTCATTTTCTATAAAGAACTTGATTTGACCGAGAAAAAGGCAGACTTGGCTAGGTATTTAAAGCTACCGCTCCCTCTTCTTAACTTATTGCTAAAAGTTTTAGTTGAAGCAGAGCTTTTAGAACAAGATGGCCAGATTTATCGTATTCGACCAGGTCAGAATAAGATCGATTTAAAAGAGTCAACCAGCCTAAAAAATTGGGCAAAGCAAATCGAAAAAGAAAACTTTCTTTTAAATGAAACCATTGATAATTTAACACGGTATTTTTTCCAGGAGGATAATTTATGAACTTAAAAGACTACATTAAGGATATACCTAATTTCCCTGAGGAAGGCATTATATTTAGAGATATTACGCCTTTACTCCAGGACCCTGAGGCTTTTCAATATACAGTTGATAAAATTGCAGATTTTGCTCGTGAAAAATCAGCAGATGTGATCATAGGTCCAGAGGCTAGGGGCTTTATCGTTGGCTGTCCAGTAGCTTATGCTTTAAACAAGGGCTTCGTTCCTGCCCGAAAAAAGAATAAATTACCTCGTGAAAAAGTCAGCATTGAATATGATTTAGAATATGGAAGCAATACTATTGAAATTCATAAAGATGCTATTCAACCTGGGCAAAAAGTCCTCATTGTTGATGATCTCTTGGCCACTGGAGGGACCATTCGTGGCACTAAAAAATTAGTTGAAGAACTTGGTGGGGAAGTCGTTGGCGCTGCCTTTATTATTGAATTAGAAAACCTAAAAGGCCGTCAACTAATCAATGATTTAGATATTTTGGCCCTCATTAATTATGACTAATGGTATCCAGATACTATAAAGCTTATAATCCAAATAAAACCGCTCTCTAAGTCAGTTACACGGACTTAGAGAGCGGTTTTTGCTTTAAAAAGTATGTTCACGGTAAAGGCTAACGACTTTACCTAATATGGTGACGTCATCAAGAATTATTGGCTCTAAACTAGCATTCTCAGGTTGGAGGCGGAAGTGACCGTTTTCTTTGAAGAAACGTTTACAGGTAGCTTCGTCATCATCTGTCATAGCAATAACAATATCACCATTAGATGCCGAACTTTGTTGGCGAACAATGACATAGTCACCATCAAGGATACCTGTTTCGATCATACTTTCTCCGCGAATTTGCAACATGAAATATTCGCCATCTTGACTATTAAGACTTGGTGGGGTGGGGAAATAGCCGTCAACGTCTTCATAGGCATCAATAGGCTGTCCAGCAGTAACCGTACCGATAATAGGAATACCGGGTTGGTCCACGCCTAACATCTTTAAACCTTTATGGGTAATTTCCAAGGCTCTGGGTTTGGTAGAATCTTTGAATAAATAACCACCTGCTTCCAAGCGATTAAGATGGCCGTGAACAGTTGAGGTTGATGCTAACCCTACTTGGTCACATATTTCTCTAACCGTAGGGGGATAGCCCTGATTTTTTACACTATCATAAATGCATTGTAAGACTTGTAAGGGTCTTTCTTTCATATTGTTTCACCGAAACTTTCCATATATATATTATCCGAGTCATTTCATTTTTATCTACTATAAAAATGGATCAAGCGATTCTAATTCGTGCTTTTATTGTAGCATAGCTCGAAATTTTGTGCAAACGTGCGTTCGTTTCTTTTGCTTGATTAAGCAAGTAAATGGGCATCAGGACTTACGAAGACTGTTTTTTGCTCAAAGTAATTAACAAGGCCAGGTTTAGCGCCATTAGTTTTTTTAACATGCTTGACCTGTGTATAATCTACGGGGACATTGTTGGCCTGCCGGTATTTAGAAAAATAGGCGGCATATGTTGCTGCTTCGATGATTTCCTCATCACTAGGTTGGTCAGTTTCTAATATCACATGGCTGCCTGGAATATCTTTAACGTGAAACCAGTAGTGGTTTTTCTTAGCCCGTCTTGTGGTTAGTTCATCATTTTGCGTATTATTACGGCCAACAAGGATAGTGTTTCCTAAACTTGTTTGATACTGTCTCGGTTTTAAAGGTTTCTTGCGCTTATGGTGATTATGTTTTTGTTGTTTAATATAGCCTTCACGGATAAGTTCTTGACGAATATCTTCTAATTCATTGGGTTCAGCAATTTCAATTTGATCTTTAACGCTTTCTAAATAATCTAATTCTGCCTGGGCAATTTGGCTTTGTTCCTTAATATGCTGTTTTGCTGTATTTAGTTTGCGATAACGTTGGAAATATTTTTGGGCATTTTGGGAAGGTTCTAGTAAAGGATCCAGTGCGATATCGATGAGCTTATTATTAGCGTAATAGTTAGGTAATTGGACACTAGTCATTCCCTTTTCCACTTGAAAGAGGTAAGTGGTCAAAATTTCACCTTTTATTTGATAGTCTTCAGCCTGTTTACTTTTTTCCATATCTTGCTTAAGATTAGCTAATTTACGGTGGTTATGCTTAATCCGTTGAGCAACAACCTGGCTAATTTGTTCACTCACCTGGTTGACCCGAGAAAAGAGGGCTTTCTTTTCATAGTAGTCATCGAGGAGCTGGGAAAAGGATTCGTAACTAGTTTGCATT
This genomic window from Aerococcus sp. Group 1 contains:
- a CDS encoding single-stranded-DNA-specific exonuclease C-terminal domain-containing protein, producing MAQYKEQIPSQSCLIGEEDLKQSREHYSQLVIFELPKNLQKLRDFVHNENIETIYLFSYSPISARKIGMPNRDQFALLYRYFIFYKELDLTEKKADLARYLKLPLPLLNLLLKVLVEAELLEQDGQIYRIRPGQNKIDLKESTSLKNWAKQIEKENFLLNETIDNLTRYFFQEDNL
- a CDS encoding adenine phosphoribosyltransferase, which translates into the protein MNLKDYIKDIPNFPEEGIIFRDITPLLQDPEAFQYTVDKIADFAREKSADVIIGPEARGFIVGCPVAYALNKGFVPARKKNKLPREKVSIEYDLEYGSNTIEIHKDAIQPGQKVLIVDDLLATGGTIRGTKKLVEELGGEVVGAAFIIELENLKGRQLINDLDILALINYD
- the lexA gene encoding transcriptional repressor LexA; the encoded protein is MKERPLQVLQCIYDSVKNQGYPPTVREICDQVGLASTSTVHGHLNRLEAGGYLFKDSTKPRALEITHKGLKMLGVDQPGIPIIGTVTAGQPIDAYEDVDGYFPTPPSLNSQDGEYFMLQIRGESMIETGILDGDYVIVRQQSSASNGDIVIAMTDDDEATCKRFFKENGHFRLQPENASLEPIILDDVTILGKVVSLYREHTF
- a CDS encoding NFACT family protein, producing the protein MSYDGLFIHGLIQELNACLAGGRISKVQQPYDQEILLTVRSNRKNYKLLLAVTPQAPRVQLTNHQYSVPDTPPNFCMFLRKHIDGGKIIDFSQYENDRIIIISIESKNELGISEPYKLIIEVMGRRSNILVLNQDGKIADLITKIDISQNRFRTLLPGATYHLPPQGDKVNPFTINPNEYKLKADAKEIQKTFMGFGKDSAAELAQRLTESQNKGTTFTAFLNDFNQPKPTLSQNDGQVIATAFPYYTLGGMQTSYESFSQLLDDYYEKKALFSRVNQVSEQISQVVAQRIKHNHRKLANLKQDMEKSKQAEDYQIKGEILTTYLFQVEKGMTSVQLPNYYANNKLIDIALDPLLEPSQNAQKYFQRYRKLNTAKQHIKEQSQIAQAELDYLESVKDQIEIAEPNELEDIRQELIREGYIKQQKHNHHKRKKPLKPRQYQTSLGNTILVGRNNTQNDELTTRRAKKNHYWFHVKDIPGSHVILETDQPSDEEIIEAATYAAYFSKYRQANNVPVDYTQVKHVKKTNGAKPGLVNYFEQKTVFVSPDAHLLA